The genomic interval TCCCGAGGCCTGCTGGAGTGGGACTGGGCCCTGGCGGAGGGACACAGGCCCCTGAGGGCCCAAGCCACCTGTAGGGCTGGCCATTTCCCCTCAGCAGGGTGCCCAAGGTATGGGCTCGCCCCGTTGCAGCTCCCCCATTGGGAATACTCGTTCCTTCGCTGGGCGCTGGCCAGGCCCCAGAGCACGAGGCCTGTAGCTGCCCGGGGTGCTGACACCCTGCTGCAGAGACCGGCAAGCCTCCGCAGGTCCCAGCGTGCCGGAGGCAGCAGGGCCCGGAAGGTCTTGGGACTAGCAGCAGTGCAGCCACTATGGGAACCTGGTACCGCGGTGCCTGGCCTCGCCAGGCCCTGGGCATTGTGGGAAAGCATTACAAAAATGTTAATCCCAGGGGCTTAGAGGCTGGCATGGAGTGAGAGCTGCCCAGCCCCTCGCAGGAGGCAGACGGGGTCACAGCTGGGGGCACCTGCACTGCGGGGCCAGCTGTTAACTGCATCAGTACCACATTGAATAGACTATGTCCAGGCCCTTCTGCTTCTGAGCAGCCTgttggcctggagcaggggtGTGGGAAGTGCCTGGGGGTCAGCCCTCTTCCCCCCGATTCTCCTTGGCACTGCCACCAGCGGTACTGCTTTCATGTCCGCCTCTCCTCCCATTTCTCCCTCGTCTGCCCCTCCCATCTGGCCGAGCTCTCCAGGTGCAGGCAGTGCTGGCCAGTCAGTGCACGCGTAACTCTGCCTTTCCTCCCACTGGCTGGGGGTGCCCCTGCGTGTGTAGTCCGCTGGCCTGGCATGCAGTGCCCCTGCCCTGCGCTCCCCGCCTTCCCCGTGTCGGTTTCTCGGCAGGCCTAGGGGGCAGGTGGAGCGGAGCAGTTGTGGGGAGCAGCCGAGCAGAACTGCGGGGATCGCTGGGCAGGGACTCCGGGATCAGACGgtctgtgtgtgggaggggcggGAAGTAGCGGGTCCCACCGGGGCAGAGGCCCCTGGTGCTGTTGCCTGTGGGTGGGAGAGCCCTGGGCAGTGCGCGCCGGGGGGTTCACTGCCTTCTCGTTCTTGGCAGGCTGTGAGGTGCTGGTGTCTCGTCCCGCTTGGAGCCTGAGGCCCAGCGCGCCCTTCTGCCTCCCCGACGTCACCAATGCGACCATGGGAACTGGCAGTCAATAGGCggcctccctctgcccccttcaACCCGCGGCGTTTCTcggggggaccctgcagcagccccGAGCACCTCAGGCGAAGGTACGGCCCCTCCCTCGCCCGGGAGTGGAGCAGGGCgttgcccccgccccccatactGGGGTGCAGACTGCAGAgaccacagctcccagcatgcagtgtGGCACATCTGCTCAGGTTCAGgcggagcattgcatgctgggatctgtagtGTCAAGGGGCAACAACTTCATCTTTAAAAAGCGCCAGGCAGGCCAGGCCTTGCTGCGGCCGTCGACAGTCTCAGCTCctcgggccgggctggtttgccTGCTCGCTATTGCCAAAGAAGGGCCTTTCCTTCAGCTTCCTccatggggagggctggggccatGGGCCGGGGCAGCCACGGGCTTGCCGGGAGAGCTCTGGGGCCGTtgcagtgggaggaaggggatctCCCCTGCCCAGCCGGCAGCTGTTTGGGGTCTTAGTGGGCAGGTAGGGGAAGTGATTCGTAACGTACTGGGTACCCCTGGTCTCTGGGTGCGTGAACAGCACAGCCACTGAGCGTTGGTTTCCCGGTGACACCCCTGAAACTCTGCCGGCCCACGGAGGAGCCTGGCGGGACAGACTGCGGCACGTCCGGAGCTCGGGGGCCCAGCTGACCTCACCTGCTGGGGTAAAGCCAAGCACGGCCGGGTGCCCCCGACCCCAGTGTATCTGACTCCAGCCAGGCGGGCaaggctccccctgcctggggtcGGGGTGGGATAGAGGCGTGTTGGTCTGAGCTTGGCACTCACGGGCAGGCTCACGGCTCAGCCCTGCGCCCCGCAGGAGCCCCGCCTGGGAGGGTGCTGAGGGGGGACCTCATGTCCTAGCTCTCTGCACACCCAGGGGTGCTGTCCTAGCTGGGACTGCTCCAACCCCACATGTCCCATGCAACACCAGCCCCGCATGGTCAGTGCTGCTGTGGTCTGAGTCCTGCCGTCCAGGGGTGTGATGGCTgtgtggggctggcccaggcaCTGTCCTGTATGTGACAGCTGCATGGCTCTGAGGTCACTCCTGGTCTGTTCCTTCCCCATGGCGGCCCACAGCCCCCCTTCCAGGCGTCCGTGGGGACGACGCGACCGACCTCTGCAAACCCTGCTGGCCCAGGATGAGAACTACCTGCGCCCTGCCTtccccccgcagcagcagcacctccctGTAGATGAGCCCCGAGCGTACGCTCTCGCCAGCACGCCACCACGAATGCTTCACCCAGCCGCTCACCCGCCCCACCAGAGCCCATTCATGGTGGATCTCCACGAGCAGgtagggcagggatggggactcTGCTGTCCCCggcgggaggaggggcaggggtttggagctCCCCAGCACGGAGAGGGCCAGGGTGACGTCCCCACAGGCCCATGTCCCAGAGCTGAGCAGTTCTCGCCCAGGTGCCAATGCgcggccctggggctggagccagtggGCGCCAGACGAGTTCGAATGTGCTGCCGTGGCAGCTTTGGCCAGCCCTGCGCAGGTTCCCGGGTGCCTGCGGGTACCAGGGACCCGACTGGGCAGAGACGGAGAGCCCTTGACTTGCCTGCCAGAGTAGAGGCCCGAGGGGAGTCCTGCAGGCGTCCCAGCGTGCCGATCCAGTGTGACTGACCCCCTCTCAAAGGGGCACCGAGCgccgcctggcctggcctggccagtgGCAGCCCCGCAGGGAGGTGCAGGTTTCTCCTCCCTGGAGATTGTGCGTGGCCGTGGAGTCCAGATTATGGGTCTTTCCCGGCCCAGCTGCTGTTCAGCGAGAGCTAAGCGTGGCCAGACTCTGAATTCCTGCGGCCGTCTGTGTCCAGAGCAGCTGGGTGCCACGGCAGCAGGGCCTCCTTCTGACCACCCCCGATGCGCCTGACCCTGCGGCGTGTGGAGACCCCGGGCCGGCCTGGCtcgcccagctgtgccccaggttccTGGGGTGGGTGCCCTGAGGGTAACCCCCAGGGGCTGTTGGGTGAATGACCCAGGGGGCGATGTCCCCTGATGCCGTGCGGTGCGTCCCCCTCTGCTCACGCAGATGCCCAGTGCCAAAGGGTTGGGTGCTCCAGAGAGAATGTCTTTGGGGGAAGCCCCTCGCCCCACCTCGAGCTGCTCCTGCCAGGGGCCGTGCCCGGTCTCTGCCCAGCCAAGGCTGCGTTGGTAAGCCCCCGGGAGCCGCAGGGCTCGGCCCCAGCCTCGTGAAGCAGAGCAGACGGTGGCGCTGCAGAGCCGTgggccggggaggaggagctgggattCAGGGGTCTGGCTGCAGCGTGGCCAGCCTGGGGGCGCCCGGCCTCGTGGGCTCGGCCGTGGCTGGGGCAGGCTGGCGCGAGGAGCCATCTGACGGTGCTTCGCGTGTCTCCCGTTTGCAGGTGCACCAGGGCCCCGTCCCCCTCTCCTACACGGTGACCACGGTAACGACGCAGGGCTTTCCTATCCACGCAGGCCAGCACATCCCCGGGTGCAGCGcgcagcagctcccagcatgctCCATGATGTTCAGCGGGCAGCACTACCCACTCTGCTGCCTCCCGCCCCCTGTGAGTCGCCTGGGGCTCGTGGGGAGCTGGCAACCTGGGCCCATCTCGGGGGCTCTGGGCACGCCGCGCCAGGACGTGCTgtgggagagggagtggggacGGGAACCGGCAAGCAGGAGCTCCGGATGGAGTGGGGGAGCGAAGGGCTAGCGACCTGGAGCAGGATACTGCCTGCTTGGGCCCGTGACACCTTTGATAGCCACAAAAGCCTGTGGCTCTTGGCCCCCGTCCACTCCCCAGCTGGGTAATCGGGGATGGGGCACCCCTGGGACTCTGCGGGCCCCCATTCCtgagtgtggggtgctgggcgactgactccctccccccgcactcttccttccttcccagctcATCCAGGCATGTGCCATGCAGCAGCTGCCCGTCTCCTACCAGACGTTCCCGCCCATCCTCTCCAGCGACCATTACATCCTGCACCCGCCCCCGCCAGTGCCGCCGCACCAGCCCCCGCACATGGCCCCCCTCGGCCAGTTCCTACCGCTGCAGGCCCAGCACCCGCGCATGGTGAGTATGGGCATGGGGCGGGCTGGGCGGGGTCTGCGCACTGCCGGGGGATggactgggctcctggccagggctggggtgagcctACCCTGCAGCCTCGCTGGGCAGGGGCACTTCCTGCTCTAGCTGCCCCTAGCAAGCTCTGCAAGGCAGGGTGGGCTGGGTGACCTCTGGGGCTGGGCTCGCGTTCCCATGCCCAGGCCGCAGCGCTGCAGCCGTGCTCCTGGGATGGACTCGCGCTGTCTGgagcaggtgggagggagggccAGGCCCGGGAAGTCCAGGATTCCTGCAGGGTGGTGTCTGTGAGAGAGGCTGATCCCCATGGgggggtgcactggcagagcagagcggccCCCGGCCCCGTGGGCACAGCAGGGACCCCCCTGGTAACTGAGCTCCCCCCGGCCCCGTGGGCACAGCAGGGACCCCAGTAACCGAGttcacacacactttctctcccctccagcctctgcagagGATAGACAATGAGGTGGAGTTGCGAGGGGAGCAGCATGCCATCGGGGGCTTCGCCTACCCgccctctccccacgccccagcGCTGTCCCCCTCTGTCCCGCTGCATTACCTCCCCCACGACCCGCTGCACCAGGAGCTGCCGTTTGGCGTGGTAAGTTCCCGAGTGGGGAGTGGGGCGGCTGGGCTCTGTGCTCAGGGAACGCGGCCGTGCCCCCGAGAGAGGAGATGGgacagggccgggctggcgggaAGCAGGGTTGTCCTCCTTGGTGGAGTTAGGGCCCCGGATCCCCAGCGCTGGCTGccaggggctgctgctccccctccgccTGGTCTGCACGGTGGGGTACGGGCTGGGCGCACCCCGGGGCTGCTGACCGGGCCCTgtgctctctccctgcagccatACCCACCCATGATGCCACGGCGACTGAATACCCAGCGATACCGACTGCAGCAGCCACTGCCGCCCCCCCCACCGCCGCCCCCCCCCTACTACCCGAGCTTCCTGCCGTACTTCCTGTGAGTACCCACGGGGGGCGTCTGCGGGGCTgggtcccctcccacccctcaggCCTCTGCCCCACAGGCgcgctgggggctgtgggggtggggggttgggttgTGGTTCCTTGAACCACATGTGACACGCATCCTGCAGGGTCCCACTGCTAGTGGGTaactgccccgccccctctctccccagctcgaTGCTCCCCGTGTCGCCGACGGCCGTGGGGCCCACGCTCAGCCTCGACCTGGACGTGGACGATGTGGAGATGGAGAATTACGAGGTGTGCTGGCCTCTCCCCGCCCTGGGCGGCtgctgggatctggggggggCGGATTCCAGCGGCAGGGAgcagtgcctctgctgctgcccagccccgTGGGCCCGCGCTCCGGGTGTGGGAACAAGGAGACTGCGCCACgtctcttctgggcaggaggcggcTGGGGAGCTCCTGGAGGAGCGGGCTGGCATTTCAGCCGCTCGCTTGCCATGGGGGTGTGGGGCAGACACTCGGGGAAGGGGTAGGGGCTCTGCTTGGACCCCTCAgatgagggctggggaaggggctgctggCTCGGGGTTTAAAGAGGGAGCTGAGCTCTGGGTCCCCGTTCCGCCCCCAGGCGTTACTGAACCTGGCTGAGCGGCTGGGCGAGGCCAAGCCGCGGGGCCTCACCAAAGCAGACATCGAACACCTCCCATCGTACCGC from Malaclemys terrapin pileata isolate rMalTer1 chromosome 8, rMalTer1.hap1, whole genome shotgun sequence carries:
- the RNF44 gene encoding RING finger protein 44 isoform X1, producing MRPWELAVNRRPPSAPFNPRRFSGGPCSSPEHLRRSPPSRRPWGRRDRPLQTLLAQDENYLRPAFPPQQQHLPVDEPRAYALASTPPRMLHPAAHPPHQSPFMVDLHEQVHQGPVPLSYTVTTVTTQGFPIHAGQHIPGCSAQQLPACSMMFSGQHYPLCCLPPPLIQACAMQQLPVSYQTFPPILSSDHYILHPPPPVPPHQPPHMAPLGQFLPLQAQHPRMPLQRIDNEVELRGEQHAIGGFAYPPSPHAPALSPSVPLHYLPHDPLHQELPFGVPYPPMMPRRLNTQRYRLQQPLPPPPPPPPPYYPSFLPYFLSMLPVSPTAVGPTLSLDLDVDDVEMENYEALLNLAERLGEAKPRGLTKADIEHLPSYRFNPESHQSEQSLCVVCFSDFEARQLLRVLPCNHEFHAKCVDKWLKANRTCPICRADASEVHREAE
- the RNF44 gene encoding RING finger protein 44 isoform X2, which translates into the protein MLHPAAHPPHQSPFMVDLHEQVHQGPVPLSYTVTTVTTQGFPIHAGQHIPGCSAQQLPACSMMFSGQHYPLCCLPPPLIQACAMQQLPVSYQTFPPILSSDHYILHPPPPVPPHQPPHMAPLGQFLPLQAQHPRMPLQRIDNEVELRGEQHAIGGFAYPPSPHAPALSPSVPLHYLPHDPLHQELPFGVPYPPMMPRRLNTQRYRLQQPLPPPPPPPPPYYPSFLPYFLSMLPVSPTAVGPTLSLDLDVDDVEMENYEALLNLAERLGEAKPRGLTKADIEHLPSYRFNPESHQSEQSLCVVCFSDFEARQLLRVLPCNHEFHAKCVDKWLKANRTCPICRADASEVHREAE